One Cucurbita pepo subsp. pepo cultivar mu-cu-16 chromosome LG07, ASM280686v2, whole genome shotgun sequence genomic region harbors:
- the LOC111798183 gene encoding F-box/kelch-repeat protein At1g67480, giving the protein MPGFISGKKRFTEINMCIINTVKKNSVSHSKSDTRSTQFDYESDKSLFPGLPDDVAKLCLALVPRSSHPSMAGVCKNWRSFIKGKDFITERKLAGAVEEWLYFLTMDTERKECHWEVFDCVEHKFRILPPMPGAVKAGFEVVVLSGKLLVIAGYSIADGTDSVSSDVYQYDSCLNRWSKLANLNVARYDFACAAVDGIVYVVGGYGIEGDNLSSAEVYDPETDKWTLIESLRRPRSGCFACGFDGKLYVMGGRSSFTIGNSRFVDVYNPKRHSWNEMKNGCVMVTAHAVVGKKLFCMEWKNQRKLSMFNPEDNSWKMVPVPLTGSSSIGFRFGIVDGKLLLFSLKNEPEYRTLLYDPNAAPGSEWKTSDIKPSGLCLCSVTIKV; this is encoded by the exons ATGCCTGGATTCATTTCTGGAAAGAAGAGGTTCACAGAAATAAACATGTGCATCATCAACACTGTTAAAAAGAATTCAGTTAGTCATTCGAAAAGCGATACCAGATCCACTCAGTTTGATTATGAGTCTGACAAGTCTCTCTTTCCTGGCTTGCCCGATGATGTCGCAAAACTGTGCCTTGCCCTGGTTCCACGTTCTAGCCACCCATCTATGGCTGGTGTCTGCAAGAATTGGAGGTCATTCATAAAAGGCAAGGATTTCATAACCGAGAGGAAATTAGCTGGTGCTGTTGAGGAGTGGCTGTACTTCTTAACTATGGATACTGAAAGGAAGGAGTGCCACTGGGAAGTATTTGATTGTGTAGAACACAAATTCCGAATTCTTCCCCCGATGCCTGGGGCAGTGAAGGCTGGTTTTGAAGTGGTGGTTTTGAGCGGGAAGCTTCTTGTCATAGCTGGTTATTCGATTGCTGACGGGACTGATTCTGTATCATCCGACGTTTATCAATATGATTCTTGCCTTAACAG GTGGAGCAAATTAGCCAATTTGAACGTAGCTCGATATGACTTTGCTTGTGCTGCGGTTGATGGAATTGTCTATGTGGTTGGAGGCTATGGGATAGAAGGCGACAATCTATCGAGTGCTGAGGTGTATGACCCTGAAACTGACAAGTGGACTCTAATTGAAAGCCTCCGCCGCCCTCGATCAGGCTGTTTTGCATGTGGATTTGACGGTAAGCTGTACGTCATGGGTGGAAGGTCAAGCTTCACCATTGGAAATTCGAGGTTCGTCGACGTGTACAATCCCAAGAGACATAGTTGGAACGAGATGAAGAATGGTTGTGTAATGGTCACTGCTCATGCTGTAGTAGGTAAGAAACTCTTCTGTATGGAATGGAAGAACCAACGAAAGCTATCTATGTTCAATCCAGAGGATAATTCATGGAAGATGGTACCTGTTCCATTAACTGGTAGCTCTAGCATTGGATTTCGGTTTGGCATAGTGGATGGGAAGCTGTTGCTCTTCTCGTTGAAGAACGAACCCGAATACCGTACTTTGTTGTACGATCCAAATGCAGCTCCGGGTTCGGAATGGAAGACCTCAGACATAAAACCATCTGGCTTGTGCTTGTGCAGTGTGACCATCAAGGTTTGA